Proteins from a genomic interval of Streptomyces fodineus:
- a CDS encoding Type-2Aa cytolytic delta-endotoxin produces MFKEGKLAACFRTVTQVGEVHLAQAEALGRAFQEAIAPATVNYDFGHIRDAATKLPDSDIVKLVRGWGLQEEAPILVMVLSLKDAVRQALPPEAAQASFWDTVERGLVDAFTGLAAQEGEPGLAYYEEGPDHTSYYRDLFFALQDEEAGPYLRAVAFCADVTVGLGKSRVGSLGLTDTAPFAVRLNAIVVRQKLTNVT; encoded by the coding sequence ATGTTTAAGGAGGGGAAGTTGGCAGCCTGTTTCAGGACGGTCACACAAGTGGGAGAGGTGCATCTCGCCCAAGCGGAGGCCCTGGGGCGTGCCTTCCAGGAGGCGATCGCGCCCGCCACCGTCAACTACGACTTCGGTCACATTCGAGATGCCGCAACCAAGCTTCCGGACAGCGACATCGTCAAGTTGGTCCGCGGTTGGGGGCTCCAGGAGGAGGCGCCGATCCTGGTGATGGTGCTCTCCCTCAAGGATGCGGTCCGCCAGGCGCTCCCGCCCGAGGCGGCTCAGGCGTCGTTCTGGGACACCGTAGAGCGCGGCCTCGTGGATGCCTTCACCGGTCTCGCGGCGCAGGAGGGCGAACCGGGACTGGCTTACTACGAGGAGGGGCCGGACCACACGAGCTACTACCGCGATCTGTTCTTCGCTCTCCAGGACGAGGAAGCCGGGCCGTACCTGCGCGCCGTTGCCTTCTGCGCCGACGTCACCGTCGGCTTGGGCAAGTCCCGTGTGGGGAGCCTGGGCCTGACCGACACCGCACCGTTCGCGGTCCGGCTCAACGCGATCGTGGTGCGCCAGAAGCTCACGAACGTGACCTGA
- a CDS encoding TetR/AcrR family transcriptional regulator C-terminal domain-containing protein has protein sequence MSDAAAGTPAPPPPSPWERERPSRAHIAPARAPLSRERVVDAALTVLDRHGLDGLSMRQVAAELGVAVSALYAHVSSKDDLLELMYTRLFEGYALPAPDPEHWQEQLRDFARAWRRRLLSHRDMARISMGHVPFTAELLPHVEALLAIFRTAGLPDRIAAEAGDLISTYIDGFVLEEGMWRDRAAQHGGNAASAARPDWPEMAGEMQNYFASLPAQHFPHLRALSGLMVTDSSDERFDIGLEIILRGLASYLPAPDADRAPSTP, from the coding sequence ATGAGCGACGCGGCCGCCGGCACCCCCGCACCCCCTCCGCCGTCCCCGTGGGAGCGCGAGCGCCCCTCTCGCGCCCACATCGCGCCCGCACGCGCGCCGCTGTCGCGCGAGCGCGTCGTCGACGCCGCCCTCACCGTGCTGGACCGGCACGGGCTCGACGGCCTTTCGATGCGTCAGGTGGCGGCCGAACTGGGGGTCGCGGTCTCCGCTCTCTACGCCCACGTCAGCTCCAAGGACGACCTCCTGGAGCTCATGTACACACGGCTCTTCGAGGGCTACGCGCTCCCCGCACCCGATCCGGAGCACTGGCAGGAACAGCTACGGGACTTCGCCCGTGCGTGGCGCCGACGTCTGCTGTCCCACCGTGACATGGCCAGGATCTCCATGGGGCACGTCCCCTTCACCGCCGAACTGCTGCCGCATGTCGAGGCGTTGCTGGCCATCTTCCGCACCGCCGGGCTGCCCGACCGCATCGCGGCGGAGGCCGGGGACCTCATCTCCACCTACATCGACGGGTTCGTCCTGGAGGAGGGCATGTGGCGGGACCGGGCCGCTCAGCACGGCGGCAACGCCGCCTCCGCGGCCCGCCCCGACTGGCCCGAGATGGCCGGCGAGATGCAGAACTACTTCGCGTCCCTGCCCGCGCAGCACTTCCCCCACCTGCGCGCACTGTCCGGGCTGATGGTGACGGACTCCTCCGACGAGAGGTTCGACATCGGCCTGGAGATCATCCTGCGCGGCCTGGCGAGCTATCTGCCGGCCCCGGACGCAGACCGCGCCCCCAGCACCCCCTGA
- a CDS encoding ATP-binding protein has product MADYAIPPDIEAASASLELRAVPSSARRARAFTEGSLRLWGEGEELVDAAMLVVCELVTNAIRYGAQLLSERAEREHGAGSTITLNLALRPDALHIEVRDGSAVLPVQSVAGREDEHGRGLAIIAALAESWTCARERGGGKWVRAVVSRRYTHGG; this is encoded by the coding sequence GTGGCGGATTACGCCATTCCCCCTGATATAGAAGCCGCATCTGCCTCGCTGGAACTGCGGGCAGTCCCATCCTCCGCGCGTCGGGCACGTGCCTTCACGGAAGGATCTCTGCGCCTGTGGGGCGAGGGCGAGGAACTCGTCGACGCGGCCATGCTGGTCGTCTGCGAGTTGGTCACCAATGCCATCCGCTACGGCGCTCAGCTGCTGAGTGAACGTGCGGAGCGCGAGCACGGTGCAGGCTCGACGATCACCCTCAACCTGGCGCTGCGCCCGGATGCGCTGCACATCGAGGTCCGTGACGGGTCCGCGGTCCTGCCTGTCCAGAGTGTGGCCGGGCGCGAGGACGAGCACGGGCGCGGACTGGCGATCATCGCCGCTCTCGCCGAGTCCTGGACCTGCGCACGCGAGAGGGGCGGCGGCAAGTGGGTCAGGGCCGTTGTCTCGCGCAGGTACACACACGGGGGCTGA
- a CDS encoding vWA domain-containing protein has protein sequence MSGNQNYINHVALVLDASSSMSHLSRKVVEVADQQIAYLARRSRELDQETRVTVYVFADKVECVIYDKDVLRMPSLKQLYRVGGMTALLAAALKSQHELAQTAQLYGDHSFLTFVLTDGQENASHRCPDAPAMDPRELVKVVAEMIETQEDNWTLAVLVPDQMGKREAMQCGFPKDNIAIWDATSTQGLEEAGQVIRQATEKFMVGRTQGIRGSRAVFSTGAEAVNKDTIKAAGLTPVNESQYELIPVTRDAAIRDWVIECGHTYRTGGAFYQLSKSEKIQAQKQIAVLEKKTDRVYAGPEARALLGLPDVEVRIKPDHNDDFMIFVQSTSVNRRLIPNTRLLLML, from the coding sequence ATGTCCGGAAACCAGAACTACATCAATCACGTTGCCCTTGTACTGGACGCCAGTTCGTCCATGTCGCATCTGAGCCGCAAGGTCGTCGAAGTGGCCGACCAGCAGATTGCCTATCTCGCCCGCCGATCGAGGGAGCTGGACCAGGAAACCCGCGTCACGGTGTACGTCTTCGCGGACAAGGTGGAGTGCGTCATCTACGACAAGGACGTGCTGCGGATGCCGTCGCTGAAGCAGCTGTACCGGGTGGGTGGAATGACGGCTCTGCTGGCTGCCGCACTGAAGTCACAGCATGAGCTGGCGCAGACAGCTCAACTGTACGGCGACCACAGCTTCCTGACGTTCGTACTCACCGACGGGCAGGAGAACGCAAGCCATCGCTGCCCGGATGCTCCTGCCATGGATCCGCGTGAACTGGTCAAGGTTGTGGCCGAGATGATCGAGACACAGGAGGACAACTGGACGCTGGCCGTCCTTGTGCCTGACCAGATGGGCAAGCGCGAGGCCATGCAGTGCGGTTTCCCCAAGGACAACATCGCCATCTGGGACGCCACGAGCACACAGGGTCTGGAGGAGGCCGGGCAGGTTATCCGGCAGGCCACCGAGAAATTCATGGTGGGGCGCACCCAGGGCATCCGGGGATCGCGGGCAGTGTTCTCCACGGGTGCTGAGGCGGTCAACAAGGACACCATCAAGGCGGCCGGCCTCACCCCGGTGAATGAGTCGCAGTACGAGCTGATCCCGGTGACTCGTGATGCAGCAATCAGGGACTGGGTCATCGAATGCGGGCACACCTACCGTACCGGTGGTGCGTTCTACCAGCTGAGCAAGTCGGAGAAGATACAGGCGCAGAAGCAGATCGCGGTGCTGGAGAAGAAGACGGACCGGGTGTACGCGGGGCCCGAGGCCCGAGCCCTGCTCGGCCTGCCGGACGTGGAAGTTCGCATCAAGCCTGACCACAACGACGACTTCATGATCTTCGTGCAGAGCACCAGCGTGAACCGGAGACTCATCCCGAACACGCGGCTTCTGCTTATGCTCTGA
- a CDS encoding maleylpyruvate isomerase family mycothiol-dependent enzyme — MDTTVGQDGSWPLPDGLGQAIRSTAEEIATLVRSASDTALAVPGSQWTVGEAAAHLAMANELMADLAAGRERPYGDGTPQSLAEANAESLAVFAERRAEPLATMITEQAEAFLDALSRPAADGPAPATPLGLMNRSVLASYLLTHMLGHGYDLARALKRSHMVDRARVGLCMPFMLSVMPRVADPAATAELTARYRIRLRGGETFGVSLADGAVQVTPGEPAQRADCTILLDPVAFLLIALGRLNPWRAIAQGHVLAWGPRPWLAPRFPTLFTAP; from the coding sequence GTGGACACGACGGTAGGGCAGGACGGCTCGTGGCCCTTGCCCGACGGGCTGGGACAGGCGATCCGGAGCACTGCCGAGGAGATCGCCACGCTGGTGCGGAGCGCGAGCGACACGGCGCTTGCCGTGCCGGGGTCGCAGTGGACCGTCGGCGAGGCCGCCGCCCACCTGGCCATGGCCAACGAACTGATGGCCGACCTGGCAGCCGGGCGGGAGCGCCCCTACGGCGACGGAACTCCCCAGAGCCTCGCCGAGGCCAACGCGGAGTCCCTCGCCGTTTTCGCGGAACGCCGGGCGGAGCCTCTCGCCACGATGATCACGGAGCAGGCCGAGGCGTTCCTGGACGCTCTGTCGCGCCCTGCGGCAGACGGCCCGGCACCCGCCACACCCCTGGGCCTGATGAACCGGTCCGTTCTCGCGTCGTACCTGCTCACGCACATGCTCGGCCATGGATACGACCTGGCTCGCGCCCTGAAACGTTCGCACATGGTCGACCGGGCAAGGGTGGGCCTGTGCATGCCGTTCATGCTCTCGGTCATGCCGCGAGTCGCGGACCCCGCGGCCACGGCCGAACTCACGGCCCGATACCGGATCCGGCTGCGCGGGGGCGAGACGTTCGGCGTGTCGCTCGCCGACGGCGCCGTGCAGGTGACACCGGGGGAACCAGCGCAGCGCGCGGACTGCACCATCCTGCTCGATCCCGTCGCCTTCCTCCTCATCGCACTCGGCCGGCTCAATCCCTGGCGCGCCATCGCCCAGGGACACGTCCTCGCCTGGGGCCCCCGGCCGTGGCTGGCCCCCCGCTTCCCGACCCTGTTCACCGCACCCTGA
- a CDS encoding MFS transporter produces MSTTGVASVETPTDSPAPYRWRWAALFVILAAEVMDLLDAVVTNIAGPSMRADLGGGASTLQWLAAAYTLSMAVGLVTGGRLGDIHGRRRMFLTGAVGFTLGSLLCAVSVSPEMLIAARVVQGLFGAVMLPQGLGMIKEMFPPKESQKAFGMFGPVMGLSAVCGPILAGWLVDADYFGTGWRMIFLINLPLGAAAFLGALRYLPRGRSGDKPRLDIPGMLLVSLAALLIIFPLVQGREYDWPGWTFAMMAASVAVFVAFALYESRRSKAGRDSLVVPSLFRKRGFSGGMTLGLVFFSTMQGFMLVFNLYTQIGLGYSPLKAGLVMVPWSGGMIVGFGVAQGVVRFGRAVLQAGTVVMALGVFGVWLTLDMVGGGVGPWQLVPALLVTGTGMGLLMAPFFDIVLASVEQHETGSASGTMTAMQQLGGAFGVALLGTVFFGLLGGGIATAVDHHSAGLRGQLSAVHVAPAAQDRVVADLRRCASDRAVAKDPAATPASCARLEEDTRSAVTSPQAGARIPGALETTAKSAFRSGFGSVMKTVLWIVDGMLVLTFLLSFLLPRHARPEGSGGH; encoded by the coding sequence ATGTCCACCACCGGTGTCGCGTCCGTCGAGACGCCCACCGACTCGCCAGCGCCCTACCGGTGGCGCTGGGCTGCGCTCTTCGTGATCCTCGCGGCCGAGGTGATGGATCTCCTCGACGCAGTCGTCACGAATATCGCCGGCCCCTCCATGCGGGCCGACCTCGGCGGAGGTGCCTCCACCCTCCAGTGGCTCGCCGCCGCGTACACCCTCTCGATGGCCGTCGGACTGGTCACCGGCGGCCGGCTCGGGGACATCCACGGGCGTCGCCGGATGTTCCTGACGGGAGCCGTCGGCTTCACCCTGGGCTCGCTGCTGTGCGCGGTCTCCGTCTCGCCCGAGATGCTGATCGCCGCGCGCGTCGTCCAGGGCCTGTTCGGCGCGGTGATGCTGCCGCAGGGCCTCGGGATGATCAAGGAGATGTTCCCGCCGAAGGAGTCGCAGAAGGCCTTCGGCATGTTCGGCCCGGTCATGGGGCTGTCCGCGGTGTGCGGGCCGATCCTGGCGGGCTGGCTCGTGGACGCCGACTACTTCGGCACCGGCTGGCGGATGATCTTCCTGATCAACCTGCCGCTGGGTGCCGCCGCCTTCCTCGGGGCGCTGCGCTACCTGCCCAGGGGCCGGTCCGGCGACAAGCCGCGCCTCGACATACCCGGCATGCTCCTGGTCTCGCTGGCCGCGCTGCTCATCATCTTCCCGCTGGTCCAGGGCCGTGAGTACGACTGGCCCGGGTGGACGTTCGCGATGATGGCCGCGTCGGTGGCCGTCTTCGTCGCCTTCGCCCTCTACGAGTCGCGCCGCAGCAAGGCCGGCCGTGACTCGCTGGTCGTCCCCAGCCTCTTCCGCAAGCGCGGGTTCAGCGGCGGCATGACACTCGGGCTGGTCTTCTTCTCGACCATGCAGGGCTTCATGCTCGTCTTCAACCTCTACACTCAGATCGGCCTCGGCTACTCGCCGCTGAAGGCGGGTCTGGTGATGGTGCCCTGGTCCGGCGGCATGATCGTCGGTTTCGGGGTCGCTCAGGGTGTCGTCCGGTTCGGCCGGGCCGTGCTCCAGGCGGGCACGGTGGTCATGGCGCTCGGCGTGTTCGGCGTGTGGCTGACCCTCGACATGGTGGGCGGCGGCGTCGGCCCCTGGCAGCTCGTGCCGGCCCTGCTCGTCACCGGCACCGGGATGGGCCTGCTCATGGCACCCTTCTTCGACATCGTGCTCGCCAGCGTCGAGCAGCACGAGACGGGCTCGGCGTCCGGCACGATGACCGCGATGCAGCAACTCGGCGGCGCCTTCGGCGTGGCACTCCTCGGCACCGTGTTCTTCGGCCTGCTGGGCGGAGGTATCGCCACCGCCGTCGACCACCACTCGGCCGGCCTGCGGGGTCAGTTGAGCGCCGTGCACGTGGCGCCGGCCGCCCAGGACCGTGTCGTGGCGGACCTGCGGCGGTGTGCCTCGGACCGTGCCGTCGCCAAGGATCCCGCCGCCACCCCGGCGTCCTGCGCCCGCCTGGAGGAGGACACCCGGTCCGCCGTGACGTCGCCGCAGGCCGGCGCCCGGATACCCGGTGCGCTGGAGACCACCGCGAAGTCGGCCTTCCGTAGCGGTTTCGGCTCCGTGATGAAGACGGTGCTGTGGATCGTCGACGGCATGCTCGTCCTGACGTTCCTGCTCTCCTTCCTCCTGCCGCGACACGCACGCCCCGAGGGCTCCGGCGGTCACTGA